In the Desulfuromonas sp. DDH964 genome, GACCAGCACGGCGTCTATTCCTTCCCGGGCGGCAACACCGGCAACCAGATGGGCGGCTGGTTCCGCAAGGAGATCAAAACCCTCAAGGATCTGGAGGGGCTGAAAATGCGGATTCCCGGATTCGCCGGGGAAGTCCTCTCCAAGCTCGGCGTCGTCGTCACCAACATCGCCCCGGGGGAACTCTATACGGCGCTTGACCGTGGCACCATCGACGCCCTCGAATGGGTCGGCCCCTCCCTCGACCTGAACATGGGCTTCCAGAAGATCGCCCCCTACTACTACACTGGCTGGCACGAGCCGGCCACCGAACTCCAGTTCCTGGTCAACAAGGGCAAGTTCGACTCCCTGCCGCCGCACCTGCAGAAAATCCTCACCGTGGCGATGGAATTTGCCGCCTACGACATGTACGCCCGTTCCTATCATGAAAGCGCGGTCGGCCTCGCCTCCATTGACAAGGAGTACCCGGATGTCAAGATCCGCACCTTCCCGAAACCGATCATCGAGGCGATGAAGAAGGCCAACAACGAACTGATCGCCGAGTACTCGGCCAAGGATCCCCAGTTCAAGGAGATCATCGATTCGCAGAAGGCTTACATGAAGATGTCCCGGCGCTGGACGGCCATCTCCGACTACGCCTATCTCAAGGACAACCTGGAAGACTGACGCGCCCCTTGCAGCCCCGGGCCCGGCTCGGGCCCGGGGCTTACTCCTGTCCAGAAAGTTCGTGAATCATGTTGTTTCGGTTGGAAAAATGGATCGACCGCTTCACCCGGGTCGTCGGGGCGATTGCCACGGTCGCCATGCTGCTGATGCTGGTCAACGTCTTCTACGACGCCATCATGCGCTATTTTTTCCGGAGCGGGTCGATCGCCCTGCAGGAAATGGAGTGGCACCTCTATTCGGTCCTCTTCATGTTCGGCATCGCCTTCGCCCTCATGGAAGACGGCCACGTGCGCGTCGATATTCTCTACGACCGGCTGGCGCCACGCAGCAAGGCGATTATCAATATCGCCGGCACCTTGCTGCTGCTGATCCCGATCAGCGTTCTGATCATCGAAGGCTCGATCTGGTTTGTGCACGAATCCTGGCAGTCGGGCGAAATCAGCGGCGACCCCGGGGGGCTTGGCCAGCGCTGGATCATCAAGGCGGTGATCCCGATCTCCTTCATCTTCCTGATCATTTCCTCCCTCGGGTTCATGATCCGCAACCTCAACATCTTCCTCGGGGTCGAGCCACCGGGCCAGATCTCCGACCAGAGCAAGCGGCTCTGATCGCCGTCAGCCTATCGCAGGCGTTACTCTTGGAATAAAGGGACAGGTTTTCATGATCGGCATTTTAATGTTTCTGACCGCCCTGGTGCTGCTGCTGGCCGGCTTCCCGGTTGCCTTCACCTTCGGCGGGACGGCAGTCTTCTTCGGCCTGCTGGCCGAAGGCCCGAGAATTTTCAGCCTGATGCCGCACCGCATCTATTCCATCATGAACAACACGATCCTGATGGCGATTCCCCTCTTCATCTTCATGGGGATCATCCTGCAGAAGTCGAAGCTGGCCGAGCGCCTGCTCGAATCGATGGGCTCTCTCTTTGGCGAAATCCGCGGCGGCATCGCCATCTCGACGGTCCTGGTCGGCGCCCTGCTCGCCGCTTCGACCGGGGTGGTCGGTGCCAGCGTCGTCGCCATGGGGGTCATCTCCCTGCCGGTCATGCTGAAATACAACTACGACAAACGCCTCGCTACCGGTACCATCTGCGCCGCCGGGACCCTCGGCCAGATCATCCCGCCGTCGATCATCCTGATCATCCTCGGCGATGTCTTCCAGCAGCCGGTCGGGGACCTCTTCAAGGCCGCTTTCTGGCCGGGAATGACGCTGGTCCTCGCCTACGTCATTTACATCATCGCCATCACCGTGCTGAAGCCCAGGCTGGCGCCGCCGGTGCGTCTCGGGAAAGAACACGGC is a window encoding:
- a CDS encoding TRAP transporter substrate-binding protein, with product MKRARFLKFTIGLLACGTLLGVTACNQQQATKTAAEQAPKKVIEWKLAQTWGSGFPIFGDAVEKMAALVKEMSNGEMIIRIDTANKHKSPFGILDMVKEGQYEMGHSASYYWKGKDISTMPFTTMPFGMIAPEQYAWFYYGGGMDLMKKVYDQHGVYSFPGGNTGNQMGGWFRKEIKTLKDLEGLKMRIPGFAGEVLSKLGVVVTNIAPGELYTALDRGTIDALEWVGPSLDLNMGFQKIAPYYYTGWHEPATELQFLVNKGKFDSLPPHLQKILTVAMEFAAYDMYARSYHESAVGLASIDKEYPDVKIRTFPKPIIEAMKKANNELIAEYSAKDPQFKEIIDSQKAYMKMSRRWTAISDYAYLKDNLED
- a CDS encoding TRAP transporter small permease subunit, coding for MLFRLEKWIDRFTRVVGAIATVAMLLMLVNVFYDAIMRYFFRSGSIALQEMEWHLYSVLFMFGIAFALMEDGHVRVDILYDRLAPRSKAIINIAGTLLLLIPISVLIIEGSIWFVHESWQSGEISGDPGGLGQRWIIKAVIPISFIFLIISSLGFMIRNLNIFLGVEPPGQISDQSKRL